CCCCGTCTCGTGTAGCGCCACGATCTCCGCGCCGGCGGGCACGCGCGCCAGCAACCGCCTTCCCTCCTCGTCGCGCACGCGCGTCGCGTCGCCCTTGCCCCGGTACTGCTCCTCCTTCACCTCGTGCGCCTCGAACGCAAAGTACCGCCGCACCCGCGACTCATACTCGCCGATCGCGTCCCCGATCGCCCCCTTCGCCTTCCCGACGGACGCGACGACGAGCTTCACCGCTCCTCGCCATTGTTCAGCCGGTCGACCCAGTAGAACGGCTCGCGCCTCTGGTGGGCGAGAGCGACGACGACGACATCGCTACCGTCGATCAGGTAGATAAGTGCGTACGGAAACCGTGCGAGGAGTTTCCGCCGCGTGCCGCTGTAGTACGGGGCACCAAGCATTGGGTGCCGCTCGAGCAACAGGGACACGCGGCGGAACTCGGCCGCAAACGCCCGCGCCAGCTTCGAGCCATCGCCACGATAGAACTTCAAGGTAGAGATGTACTCGGCCCTCGCAGCTTCATCGAATCGCAGCCGGTGCTTCACCGAAGCAGTTCCTCGCCTGCCTGAAAAACCTCCTCGGCTGAGTACGTCTTCGTTTCCCCTGCCCGATAGGCCCGAACCCGCTTCGCGATCTCTTTCGCCCAAGCCTGCTCAACCACCGGATCCTCGTCCAGGCTGGCCAAAAGCCGCTCCGTGAGCCGTGCTCTGTCGTCGCGCGGTAGCTGCAACGCGGCACTTTCCAGTTCTTCGAGGAGATCTATTTCTTCTTCCAGCTTCGCCATGGTACCCTCGCCTGTATGGTTTCGTCCGCATCGTAAGCGCCAGATACGCGGGCCCGAGTTTGCTACACCTACCGGACCACGATGGTGTCGCGGAGGGAATGCTCGTTGTCTTTGTACGGATTGTCAAGATTGTAGTTCAGCCCGCGGCTCTCCTTGCGGCGCAGGGCGCAGCGGACGATCAGCAGCGCGGTCTGCACCAGGTTGCGGAGCTCCACAAGGTCGTCGGTGGGGCGGCAGTCTGCCCAGACGGCGTTCACCTTGAGCGAGATGGCGCGCAGCCGCAGCTCGGCCTCGGCCAGGCGCGCGTCGGAGCGCACGATCCCCACCAGGTCCCACATCAGGTTGCGGATGGACTCGCGCTCCTCCGTCAGGAACGCGGGATCCACGTCGGTCGTTCCCGTGGGCGCGTGCACGTGCTCGGGGGTCAGCGGACGCGTGACGCTGAGCTGCGGGCCCAGGCGCGCGGCGGCGCGGTGGGCGAAGACGACGGCCTCCAGTAGCGAGTTGCTGGCCAGGCGGTTGGCGCCGTGCACGCCCGTGCAGGCCGTCTCTCCCGCGGCGTACAGGCCGGGGACGGAGGTGCGCCCGTCCGTGTCCGTCAGCACGCCGCCGCAGAGGTAGTGCGCGGCGGGCACCACGGGCAGCGGCTCGCGCAGCATGTCGATCCCCCGCTCGGACGTTTCCCGCAGGATGTTTGGGAAACGTTCGCGGATCTCGTGCTCCGCGATGCCCGAGCAGTCCAGCAGCACGAAGGCGTCGCCGGACTCCTTCATCTCGCGGTCGATGGCCCGCGCCACCACGTCGCGGGGCGCCAGTGACGCCAGCGGATGGTAGTCCTGCATGAACGGCGTCCCGTCGCGCCGCCGGAGGACCGCGCCCTCGCCGCGGACGGCCTCGGAGATCAGGAAGGTGCGATCACGCGCCGGATACAGCGCGGTGGGATGGAACTGGATGAACTCCATGTTCGCCACCTTGGCGCCCGCCCGGTACGCCATCGCCACGCCGTCCCCCGTGGCGATCGCCGGATTGGTCGTGTGGCGATACACCTGCCCGCATCCGCCCGTCGCCAGCATCACCGCGCGCGCCAGGAACGGCAGCAGCTCGCCCGTCTCCGCATCCAGCACCAGCACGCCGCAGCAGCGCTCGCCCAAGGTACCGGGGTCCGTCGCCGTCAGCAGGTCCACGGCCTGGTGGTTCTCGAACACCCGCACGTTCCCCGTTTCCGCCGCGGCGGCCAGCAGGGCACGCTCGATCTCGCGCCCCGTCAGGTCGTCCGCGCGGACGATGCGACGGCGCGAGTGGCCGCCCTCCAGCCCCAGCGACAGGTCTTCGCCGGCCCGCGTGAATGCCACGCCCAGCTCGATCAGCTCGCGGACGCGCTCCGGCCCCTCGCGCACCAGCACGTCCACGGCGTCGGGGTGGCAGAGGCCGGCGCCGGCCACCAGCGTGTCTTCCATGTGCAGCGCGGGCGAATCGTCGTCGGCGAACACGGCCGCGATGCCGCCCTGCGCGTAGTTGGTGCTGCTGTCGGGGCGGCTCTTCTTGGTGATGAGCGCCACGGTGCCGTACTTGGCCGCCTTGAGCGCGAACGACAGCCCCGCGATGCCGCTGCCGATCACCACGACGTCGGCCTGCATCATCGCGCCCTCTCCCGCAGCACGCTCCGCAGCGCCGCATCCAGCACGTCCGCCCCG
The genomic region above belongs to Longimicrobium sp. and contains:
- the nadB gene encoding L-aspartate oxidase; the protein is MMQADVVVIGSGIAGLSFALKAAKYGTVALITKKSRPDSSTNYAQGGIAAVFADDDSPALHMEDTLVAGAGLCHPDAVDVLVREGPERVRELIELGVAFTRAGEDLSLGLEGGHSRRRIVRADDLTGREIERALLAAAAETGNVRVFENHQAVDLLTATDPGTLGERCCGVLVLDAETGELLPFLARAVMLATGGCGQVYRHTTNPAIATGDGVAMAYRAGAKVANMEFIQFHPTALYPARDRTFLISEAVRGEGAVLRRRDGTPFMQDYHPLASLAPRDVVARAIDREMKESGDAFVLLDCSGIAEHEIRERFPNILRETSERGIDMLREPLPVVPAAHYLCGGVLTDTDGRTSVPGLYAAGETACTGVHGANRLASNSLLEAVVFAHRAAARLGPQLSVTRPLTPEHVHAPTGTTDVDPAFLTEERESIRNLMWDLVGIVRSDARLAEAELRLRAISLKVNAVWADCRPTDDLVELRNLVQTALLIVRCALRRKESRGLNYNLDNPYKDNEHSLRDTIVVR
- a CDS encoding 23S rRNA (pseudouridine(1915)-N(3))-methyltransferase RlmH, coding for MKLVVASVGKAKGAIGDAIGEYESRVRRYFAFEAHEVKEEQYRGKGDATRVRDEEGRRLLARVPAGAEIVALHETG
- a CDS encoding type II toxin-antitoxin system RelE/ParE family toxin codes for the protein MKHRLRFDEAARAEYISTLKFYRGDGSKLARAFAAEFRRVSLLLERHPMLGAPYYSGTRRKLLARFPYALIYLIDGSDVVVVALAHQRREPFYWVDRLNNGEER
- a CDS encoding addiction module protein translates to MAKLEEEIDLLEELESAALQLPRDDRARLTERLLASLDEDPVVEQAWAKEIAKRVRAYRAGETKTYSAEEVFQAGEELLR